A window of Aeromicrobium duanguangcaii genomic DNA:
AGCACTACGAGGTCGACGAGAAGAAGCGCACCGTCGCCGTCACCGAGAAGGCCATCGACGTCGTCGAGGACCAGCTCGGCATCGCGAACCTGTACGACGCGGTCAACACGCCGCTGATCGGCTTCCTGAACAACGCCGTCAAGGCCAAGGAGCTGTTCAAGCGCGACAAGGACTACGTCGTCATCGACGGCGAGGTCCTGATCGTCGACGAGCACACCGGCCGCCTGCTCGAGGGGCGCCGCTACAACGAGGGCCTGCACCAGGCGATCGAGGCGAAGGAGGGCGTGCGGATTCGCGAGGAGTACCAGACGCTCGCCACCATCACGCTGCAGAACTACTTCCGCCTGTACGACAAGCTCTCGGGCATGACCGGCACGGCCATGACCGAGGCCGCCGAGTTCGACAAGATCTACAAGCTGGGCGTCGTCCCGATCCGCACGAACAAGCCGGTGCGGCGCGACGACCTGCCCGACCTCGTCTACCGCACCGAGGACGCGAAGTTCAACGCCGTCGTCGACGACATCGCCGAGCGCCACGAGAAGGGCCAGCCGGTCCTGGTGGGCACCACGAGCGTCGCCAAGAGCGAGCGGCTCAGCAAGATGCTCAAGAAGAAGGGCATCGCGCACGAGGTCCTCAACGCCAAGCAGCACGACCGTGAGGCCGCGATCGTCGCGCGCGCCGGTCACCAGGGCGCCGTCACCGTCGCCACGAACATGGCCGGCCGCGGTACCGACATCATGCTCGGCGGCAGCGTCGAGTTCCTGGCCGACGCCGAGCTGCGCAGCAAGGGGCTCGACCCGGTCGAGACGCCCGAGGAGTACGAGGCCGCCTGGCCCGAGACCCTCGAGCGCATCGAGAAGCAGGTCGCTGCCGAGAAGGAGCAGGTCATCGCCGCCGGTGGCCTCGCGGTGATCGGCACCGAGCGGCACGAGTCGCGCCGTATCGACAACCAGCTGCGTGGCCGCTCGGGCCGTCAGGGCGACCCGGGCCTGACCCGGTTCTACCTGTCGCTCGAGGACGACCTGATGCGCCTGTTCAAGGGCGAGTGGGTCAACTGGATCCTGCAGACGATGAAGATCCCCGACGACGTGCCGATCGAGAACAAGCGCGTCACGAAGTCGATCGCGTCGGCGCAGGGACTGGTCGAGGCGCAGAACTTCGAGACCCGCAAGAACATCCTGAAGTACGACGACGTCATGAGCGCCCAGCGCGAGGTCGTCTACTCCCAGCGCCGTCGCGTTCTCGAGGGCGAGGACCTCGAGCCGCGCGTGCGTCAGATGATCGAGGACGTCACCGGCGCCTACGTCACGGCCGCCACGCAGGGCTACTCCACGACGTGGGAGCTCGACAAGCTCTGGACCGCGCTGCGCACCCTCTACCCGATCTCGCTCGAGCCCGACCAGGTCGTCGACGAGGTCGGCGGACTGGAGCGTCTCGATGCCCCGACGCTGCGCAAGCTGGTCGTCGAGGACGCGCTGGCCGCGTATGACAAGCGCGAGGCCGAGCTCGGCAACGAGGTCGCCCGTGAGCTCGAGCGCCGGGTCGTGCTGAGCGTGCTCGACCGCAAGTGGCGCGAGCACCTCTACGAGATGGACTACCTCCGCGAGGGCATCGGCCTGCGCGCGTACAGCCAGCGCGACCCGCTGGTCGAGTACCAGCGCGAGGGCTATGACCTGTTCAACGCGATGATGGAGGGCATCTCCGAGGAGTCGGTGGGCTACCTGTTCAACCTGAGCGTCGAGGTCGAGGTCGAGGAGGGCGACGACGACGACGCCCCGCAGATCATGGCCAAGGGCCTCGAGCCGGACACGACGCCCAAGCAGCTGTCGTACTCGGCCCCGTCGGAGGACGGCTCGGCGATCGCGGTGGACGAGTCGGTCGAGGTCGATGACGACGAGCTCGACGCCAACGAGGTCGCCCGCCAGAACAAGGCCAAGGAGGCCGCTCGCCGCAAGGCGAAGGCCGCTCGTCAGTCGCGCAAGAAGAACCGCTGACTCAGGCCCACGCGGCTGCGGTGCAGCGCCAGGTCGTGCGCCCCTGATGGTCACGACCGCGCTGCAGCCGCACCGCGATCGCGTGGGAGCGACCGCGGTGAACCATGCGTGCGGCGATCTCGGCGGCTCCGTCGTCGACCATCGCGATGTGCACCGAGACGACTCGCGGGCTGTGGCGCGCGCCGCCGGCGACGAACCGTGCGGTCACGTACTCGTGCAGCTGCTCGTACACGTCGCGGCTCAGCCACGCGCCGAGCTGCCGCGGCGGTCGCACGCCGGTGATGACCTCGGCCAGCGCCTGCGTGAATCGCGCGCACCGGTGACGCAGCTCGCGGGCGTCGCCGCGCTCGACCGGCACCGGTAGCAGCGGAGGCGACGGCGGGAAGGGCAGCGGCACCTGGTGCGGCGCGAACGGGTCGGTGGCGAGTGCGGTGGCGGTGATCATCGTGCTCCTGGTGGGTCGAGTCGCTGGCCGGGATGGATGAGGTCGGGGTCGGGGCCGATGACGTCGCGGTTGGCGTGGTGCCACCGGGCGACCTCGGCGACGGTCGCGTCGTCGTCGGCGCCGGGGGAGTGGTCGCGGACGATCGACCACAGGGACTCGCCCGCGACGACGACGTGGACCTCAGCGGCCGGCGGCGTCGAGCGGTGCGCGGTCGGCGCCTGCGTCAGTGGCCGCTCCGGCAGCGCCAGGCCGTCCAGGGCTCCCTGGGGGGAGCCGGCCCGGGCGGGCGTCGCCGTCGCGACGACGGCCCCGGTGACCAGCAGCGCACGCAGCAGCGGCGGGCCGAGTCGTGCCGCGAGCCGGCGATCGATGAGCGCCAGCGCGAGCCCCAGCAGCCACCACAGGACCCAGACCGCCAGGACGGCGGCCAGCAGCCAGCGCAGCGCGGTCTCCCACCCCAGCGTCGACAGATCGTCCATGCGCATCCCCGATCCATGGCGTCGGATGAACTCCGATGCATGCATTTGACGCCATATGACGTCGTGACCAGAGAAGCGCATGCCGAAGCGCCGCGTCAATGACGCGGGTGCGGGGATGTGGACAGGCGCTAGCGCGCGGTCTGGGCCCGGCGCAGGCGCTGGTTCTCGAGCCGCAGCCGTTCGAGCTCGGCCTCCAGTGCCAGGACCCGCTCGATGCCCGCCAGGTTCAGGCCCTCGGCCAGGAGGTCGCGAATGCGCCTCAGTCGCCGGATGTCCGCGCGGCTGTAGCGGCGGGTGCCACCGGCGGTGCGGTCCGGCTCGAGCAGGCCGCGACGCTCGTAGACCCGCAGGTTCTGCACCTGCATGGCGACCATCTCGGCGGCCACGGAGATGGCGTACACGCCGGTCTCGTCGTCCTCACGCATCGTCGTCCCTCCTGTCACCTGCATCGTACTTGACAAGGAATATGAAACGGGCAATATACGTTTCAATCAGCGGGAACCACCCCGATCACCGTGAGGAGGAGACGAACATGATGATTCGTTCGACCGACCCGTTCCGTGAGTTCGACCGGCTCACCCAGCAGCTCTTCGGCACCACCAACCGCCCCGCGGTCATGCCCATGGACGCATGGCGCGAGGGCGACACCTTCGTGGTCGAGTTCGACCTGCCCGGTGTGTCCAAGGAGAGCATCGACCTCGACATCGAGCGCAACGTCCTGACCGTGCGCGCCGAGCGCGTCGTCGGCAACGGCGACTGGGAGATGCTCGCCACCGAACGCGCTCGCGGCATGTTCAGCCGCCAGCTGGTCCTGGGCGACAATCTGGACCTCGACCGCATCGAGGCCGCCTACGACGACGGCGTCCTGCGGCTGAGCATCCCCGTCGCCGAGCGGGCCAAGCCGCGCAAGATCGAGATCACCGGAACGACGAAGGACGACCAGGCCGCCATCGGCGTCTGATCGATCCACCGACACCGTAGGGCCTCCCATCGGGAGGCCCTACGGTGTCTTCATGCGTTGGGACCGACTGTTCACCGATCTCGAGGGCGCCGCGGTGGATGCCCACGCAGAAGAGCGGGACGCCCTGGCCGAGGACCTGCGCGACGAGCAGTGGTCACGACTGTCCTGGACCGACCTGCTGGGCGGGCCGGACGTCCGCCTGGAGGTGGCCGGTCTCGGCGAGATCAGGGGTCGCGTGGTCGGCGTGGGCGACGTGGTTCTCGTGGAGGACGGCCTGCGCACGATCGTGGTCCTGCCCGAGGCGATCGTCGCGATCAGCGGATCGGACGGCCGTGCGTCGGCCGCCCCGGCGCTGCGCCGGACGCGCGGTCAGCTGGCTCGTGCCCTGCGGGACGCCGGTGCGCGGGTGCGCGTCGTCCGCCGTGACGGCCGAGCGGTCGAGGGGGTCGTGGCGGCCGTCGGGTCGGACTTCGTGCAGATCACCGCGACCGGCCGGAGCGTCAGTCTGCCGTGGGCGTCGATTGCGGCTCTCGAGGAGCGCTGACCTCGGTGTCGCGCGCCGTCCGCTCGTACTGGCGGGCGATGTAGTCCTCGAGCGCGCTGGCCTCGATGCGCCACATCTTGCGGCCACCGACCTGGAACCCGCGCAGCTCGCCGGACTTGAGCAGGCTCCAGACGACCCGCACGTCGACCTTGAGCGTCTCGGCGACGTCGTTCGCGGTGAGGAACTGGTGCTCGGGAGCCATGGCGTCATTCTCACACGGTGCCCCGCGGACGAGGCGCAGGTCACGACCGGACTGTGGACGAACGGTGGCACCGGGTCCGCGTGACCCCGTATGCATGCCTCATGCATGTCACGGGGGGTGACACGCCCCGGCGCACCAGCGCCCGGCGCACCTCGATCTCCAGATGGCGCAATCCGCGACTCCTGATGGGCGCCGTCCTGGTGCTGACGTCGGCCGTCGCAGGCGGCTGGCTCGTCGCGACCGCGCGCGACTCGACCGACTACTGGCTGGTGCGCGCCGAGGTGAAGGCCGGCGAGCCGGTCCGCGCCGACCAGTTGGCGCCGGTGTCGGGACGGGTCGAGGCGGCGGGGGCGGACGCCCTCCTGCCCATCGAGTACGGCGTGCCGCGCGGCGTCTGGTCGCGCGACGTCGGAGCGGGCACCCTGATGACGCGCGACGCGGTGCACCGCGGGGTCGAGCCGGGCCGCCAACTGGCGATGGCTCTCACCGCGGGGTCGGCTCCACCCGATCTGGAGACGGGGGACCGGGTGGACGTGTGGGCCGGTCCGGGCGAGACGGGCGACGGCACGGTCTCGACCCGTCGGGTGCTGGCCGACGTCGCCGTCGTCACCGTGTCGGCTCCGGACGGGACGGGATCGCGCACGCTCGTCGTCGACACGGATCGACGCGGTCCCGACGCCGAGGTCGTCGACGCGGTCGCCCGCGGCCGGCTGAGCGTGGTGCGCGTCCCGTGACCGACCTCGTGCGGGTCGCCGTCGCCGCCTGCGGAGCCTCCTGGGAGGCCGCGGTGCTCGACGAGATCGAGCGCGACCCCCGCCTGCTCCTGGTGCGGCGCTGCGTCGACGTGGCCGATCTGCTCGCGACGGCCGGCACGCACCGGATCGACGTCGCCCTGCTGGCCGTCGAGGCGCCCGGCCTGGACGCCGCCGTCGTGGACCGCCTCGCCGAGTCGGGTGTGCGGGCGGCGACGGTCGAGGCCGACGGCACGCACCTGGGCATCGAGCACGCGGCGCGGCTGGGCGATCTCGCGGCGATGGGCGCCGTGCCGGTGCAGCCGCGCGAGCCCGAGGGCGAGCCCGGCCGGCTGGTCGCGGTCTGGGGAGCGACCGGGGCACCGGGGCGCAGCACGCTGGCCGTGTCCCTCGCTGCCGCGGCGGCGGCGGGCGGCCACCGCGTCGCCCTGGTCGACGCGGACGTGTACGGCGGGTCCATCGGTCAGCTGCTGGGCGTCCTCGACGAGGTCAGCGGGATCATGGCTGCCTGCCGCGACGTCAACCGAGGCCGCCCCGAGGCCGCCACGTCCCATCTCCTGCAGGTGACTCCGCACTGGAACCTGCTGACGGGCGTGCCCCGATCCGACATGTGGCACCACCTGCGACCCGAGGCCCTCGAACGGGTGCTGCGTGCGCTCTGCCGCGATCACGAGCTCGTCGTGGTCGACTGCGGCTTCGGCGTGGAGGCCGGCTTCGGCCAGCAGCCGTCCCGCGACCAGGTGACCCGACGCGTTCTCGACCTGGCCGACGAGGTGATGGTGGTCGGCCGGGTCGACCCGGTCGGCCTGGCCCGGCTCGTGCGCGCCCTCGACGACGCCGAGCCGTGGTCCCGCCCGCCGCGGCTGGTGCTCAACGGGTTCCGCAGTGCTCTGGGCTGGACCGAGCGTGAGGTCGCCCAGGCGGTCCGTGAGCTGACGGGCCAGACGCCGTGGGCGTTCCTGCCCCAGGACGGCCCGGGACACGACCTCGCGGTCATGACCGGTCGCCCCGTCCGCGAGGTCGCTCCGGGCTCGGGATACGTGTCCCGGGTCGAGCGTCTTGCGGCCGATCTGGTGCCCGCCCGGTGGTAAGTTGCGGAGCTACGCGAGCACCGAGGCGAGGACATCAGGAGACGGAATGCAACGACTGAGCCCGCTCGATGCGATGTTCCTGCATCAGGACCATCCCGAGACGCCGCGCCAGGTCGCCTCGCTGGCGATCATCACGCCCGGTGAGCGGCCCCTGGACTACGACCGGCTCATCCAGGTGATCAACGAACGCATCGACCTGGTGCCGCGCTACCGCCAGGTGCCGCGCCGGGTGCCCGGTGGGCTCGGCATGCCGGTGTGGGTGGACGACGAGCACTTCGACCTCTCCCTGCACGTGCGGCGCTCGGCGCTGCCGCGACCCGGCGGGCGCGATGCCCTGCACGAGCTCGTGGGCCGCCTCGTCGCGCGTCGGCTCGACCACGAGCGCCCGTTGTGGGAGCTCTACCTCATCGAGGGGCTCCAGGGCGGCGAGCTGGCCCTGCTGTTCAAGTCGCACCAGGCGCTCGTCGACGGCTCCCACACGGTCGACCTGGCCCAGGTCCTGCTGGAGGAGACCCAGCGCGATCGCACGATCCCGCACGAGGAGTGGATCCCGCGGTCCGCGCCCGGCGCGATCGAGCTGGTCGCCGGCTCCGTGCGCTCCCAGCTGAGCCGACCCGCCGAGCTGCTGTGGAGCGGCGAGTACCAGTGGTCGCGGCTCACCTCGAAGCTGCCGGTCCTGAGTCCCGACTCGGCCACGCACAGCCCGCTGGTCTCCGCGCTGTCGCGGCACCGCCGCTTCACGACCGTCAGCGCTCCGCTGAGCGACTTCCGCCGGGTGCGTGACGAGCACGGCGGCACGGTCAACGACGTGATCCTGGCGGCGATCGCCGGCGGCCTGCGCGGCTGGATGCTCACCCGCGCCGAGCCCGTCACGGCCAAGACGGGGTTCCGGGCGATGGTGCCGATGTCGGTCACGCGCGACGGACCGGCCGGGGAAGGGCTCCCGACCTCGCTGGGGCCGCGTGTGCGCGGACTCATGCTCACGCTCCCGGTGGGGGAGTCGAACGCGGTCGTGCGCCTGCACCAGGTGTCCTACGCGCTCAAGGGCCACCGCGAGATGGGGTCGGCCGTGGCCGCGAACAAGATGGCCAGCCTGCCGGGCTTCGCCACCTCCACCTTCCACGCGGTGGGCGCCCGCGTCGCCGCGGACGAGTCGCACCGCCCGTACCACCTCGTGATCACCAACGTCCCCGGTCCGCAGGACCCGGTGTACATGGCCGGACAGCAGCTCAAGGAGATCTATCCCGCGCTCCCGCTGACCGGCCACCGGACGATCTCGGTGGGCGTGACGTCCTATGACGGCCACGTCTACTTCGGGGTGGTCACCGACCGGGAGTCGGTTCCGGACGCCGACGTCCTGGGGCAGTGCATCCTGGAGGCGCTGGAAGAGCTGACCGAGACGATCGGTCCCCGTCGAACTCGCGCCCCGCGCGGAAGGAAGAGGCCCACATGAGCGACGTCCGGGTCTACGCAGCAGCGGACGTGCAGGCCCTGCGCGCGCTGGCCGACGACCAACCGGTCACCCTCGACTACGTCATCGCCGCCTCGGCGGAGGAGGAGGACGAGTACGACGCGCTGATGACCGCGGCCGAGGACGGCGCGGTCGTGGTGTGCGCGCTCGTCGAGACCGACGGCGCTCCGGTGCGCCTCGACGGGCTCCAGGCCCTGCACGTCGACATCGACGGCACCGGCGACCTGGCCTGGTACGCGCCGCAGGAGCTCGACGACGTCATCGAGCTCCTGGACGCGTGACCGTCAGAGGCGGGTCTTGCCGTACTCGACCTCGTCCTTGAGCGAGGCCGAGATCGCCTTGGCGACCTCCGGCTCGATCCGGCGGCCGATGAGCGGGATGGAGACCTTGACGTCACCGTCGACCGACATCGTCGTGGCGGCGCCGTGGGCCGCGAGGGTGGAGGTGCCCTGCATCCGTGCGGGCTGCCCGTGGATGTCGACCGACACGTCGGCGGTGCGCGAGCCCGCCGCGTCGGCCGGGCCCCACTTCTCGACCTGGGTGACCGTCACGGCGTCGCCGGTGAGCTTCTTTATGAAGTCGGGCATGTCCGACTCCATCGTGCGCACGATCGTGACGGTCGTGGTGTCGCCCTGCGACTCGACGGTCACGGTGTAGTCGCGCGCTCCTTGGCGCTCGCAGGACTCCTCACGGAAGGCCAGGTCGCTGATCAGGCCGAAGACCTGCTGGGGGTCGGCCGGGTACTCGAACCGCTCGGTGAACTTCACGCGTCGTCCTCACTGGTGGGGGAGCCGGCGCCGAGCCCCTTGAGCTCGGCCAGGCGGGCTTCGATCTCGAGCTGGCCGGCGTCGGCCTCCAGCTCGGCGAACTGGGCGTCCAGGCTCGTGGAGGCGAGCTCCTGCTGGCCCTGGACCTGGGCCTCGATGCGGCGGACCCGCTCCTCGTAGCGGCTGAGCTCGCTCGTGGGATCGAGGATGTCGAGGGACCTGATGGCGCCGGTGACCTGCGCCTGCGCCTCGGCCGTGCGGTGGCGGGCCACCAGCTCGTCGCGCTTGGCGTTGAGCTCGGTCAGCTTGCCGCGCATGGCGACCAGCCCGGTCTTGAGCTGCTCGACGACCTCGCCCTGCTGGGCGATCATCGGCGCAGCGGCGCGGGCCTCGTTCTCGGCGGAGATCTGCTTGCCCAGCGCGACCTTGGCGAGCTGGTCGAAGCGGTCGGCCTCGCCCGCGTGCCCGCCGGCGCGCAGCTGGTCGGCCTTGTTGGAGGCGGCGATCGCCTTGGCGCCCCACTCCTTCGCGGCGGCGACGTCCTCGGCGTGGTCGGCCTCGGCCAGCCGCAGGTTGCCGATCGTCTGCGCCACGGCCTTCTCGGCCTCGGCGATGGAGTTGGTGTAGTCGCGGACCATCTGGTCGAGCATCTTCTGCGGATCCTCAGCCTTGTCCAGGAGGGCGTTGATGTTCGCCTTCGTCAGCTGGGAGATGCGCCCGAGGATGGACTGTTTCTGTGCCATGCGTCGATCATGGTGCACCGTGCAAAGCAGCCGCAACCTCCATGCCCGAGAATGACACCGGTGTCATTAACACGAACAAACCTTAAAGTTTGGCTTTAGGTTCACATCGGCGTGTCGGTGCCATAGGGTGTCGATCATGCGTCGACTGGGACTCGTGGGACTCGTGTGCCTTTTCGTCATGGCCGGGCTCACCGCCACCGCGTCCTCGGCGCAGGCGTTCGCGCTGATCTGCAGCGGCAAGACGAAGGCCCAGGTCGCCGCGTGCGACACCTCGGGCTATGCCGACGTCATGCACCAGATGCACTGGCGGATGTACGCCGGTCACAACTGCACGAACTACGTCGCGTACCGGCTGAAGCGCAACGGGGTCCCCGAGCCGAAGATCCTCATGGGCAACGCGCGCGACTGGCACACGAACGCCAAGAAGCTCGGATACGTCGTCGACAACCGTCCCGCGGTCGGCGCGATCGCGCAGTGGTCCAAGGCCTCCAGCCACGTCGCGTACGTCGAGGAGGTCGGCCCGAAGCACCTGATCCTGTCCGAGGACAGCTACACCTCGAAGGTCTACCGCCGGTACAAGGTCTCGACGGGCGACTCCTGGTACCCCGAGCGGTTCATCCACTTCAAGGACTTGGGCGCGCCGGGCGCGCCGGTTCCGACTCCCACCCCGACCCCCACGCCAGCACCCGCTCCCGCGCCGACGCCGGTGAAGGCGAGCGTCGCCGTGTCGGCTCCGGCCAAGGTCAGCACCCGCATCGCTCCCAAGGTCACCGTCAAGGTGTCCGCCAGTCGGGTCGCGCCGGTCGGCAAAGTGCACATCCGCCGCGGCGGGGTCACGGTCAAGACCGTCAACCTGACCGCGGCGTCGAAGGGCACCGCCACCGTCGCGATCCCGAAGATGAAGCGTGGCAAGCAGTGGATCTCGGCGGTCTATGTGGGCAACTCCCAGATCCGCAAGAGCACGAGCCGCACCATCAAGGTCGTCGTGACCAAGCCGCCCAAGGTCGTCTCGGCGAAGACGACGATCGCGCTGCCGAAGGGGCCGTACGCGACCGGCGCCCGGCCCGCGGCCACCGTCACCGTGAAGCCGACGGACGGACGCGTCGTGACCAACAAGATCTCGGTCTACGTCGACGGCAAGCGGATCGCCTCGCCCGCCCTGACCAAGGCCAAGCGCGGGAAGGTCTCGGTCCGCCTGCCCGCTCTGGCCCCCGGCAAGCACACGATCCGGGCCACGTACTGGGGCTCCAAGACGGTGCGTCGGTCCTACGCCAAGGCCGTGAGCTTCACCGTGGTCGAGCCCACGACCGCCGGCGTGACCCTGGACAAGTCCTCGGTCGGCCCGGCCGAGCCCGCGCACGTGACGGCCACCGTGACGACGACGCGGAAGGTCGCGCCCACCTCCGGTGAGGTCTGGGTGCTCGCCGACGGGGTGAAGGTCGCCGCGGCGACCCTGACCCCGGCCGCCCGCGGGTCGGTCCGGATCGCCCTGCCGGCCCTCGAGCCGGGCACCCGGAAGATCGCGGTGCAGTACCGCGGCGCCACGTTCCAGACCGCCTCGGCGAGTCCGGAGGTCCCGCTCGTGGTCCGCGACCGGTCGGTCACGACGACCGCCCTGTCGGCGACCTCGGTCAAGGCGACCGCCTCGGCGAAGCTGACCGTGACGGTGCAGTCGGGCCGGGGCGCCGCCCTCACCGCCGGCACGATCACCGTGAAGGCCGGGACCAAGACGATCGCCACGGCGACCGTGACGGCCGCGTCGAAGGGCAAGGTCGTCGTGACCCTGCCCAAGCTCGCGGTGGGCAAGCACGCGATCACGGCCGCGTTCTCGGGGACCGACCTGGTCGATCCCTCGGCAGCCGCCGCGCGCACCCTCACTGTCACGAAGTAGGCCACGTACGCTGGTGTCATGCCTGTCGACTCCGTCTATCCCCGACTCGAGCCGCTGCTCTCGGGGGTCTCCAAGCCGATCCAGTACATCGGCGGTGAGCTGAACTCCACCGTCAAGGACTGGGACGAGGCCGACGTCCGCTGGGCGCTGATGTACCCCGACGCCTACGAGGTG
This region includes:
- the secA gene encoding preprotein translocase subunit SecA — translated: MPKIIDSILRAGEGKILKRLDRIADQVNALSDEFAAMSDAELRAMTDEFKERLAGGESLDDLLPEAFATVREAASRVLGQRHFDVQLLGGAALHLGNIAEMKTGEGKTLVATLPSYLNALTGKGVHVVTVNDYLATYQSEMMGRVHHFLGLTVGVVVAGQTPAQRREAYACDITYGTNNEFGFDYLRDNMADSLDECVQRGHHFAIVDEVDSILIDEARTPLIISGPTEDEVKWYGEFARMIDAMRIDEHYEVDEKKRTVAVTEKAIDVVEDQLGIANLYDAVNTPLIGFLNNAVKAKELFKRDKDYVVIDGEVLIVDEHTGRLLEGRRYNEGLHQAIEAKEGVRIREEYQTLATITLQNYFRLYDKLSGMTGTAMTEAAEFDKIYKLGVVPIRTNKPVRRDDLPDLVYRTEDAKFNAVVDDIAERHEKGQPVLVGTTSVAKSERLSKMLKKKGIAHEVLNAKQHDREAAIVARAGHQGAVTVATNMAGRGTDIMLGGSVEFLADAELRSKGLDPVETPEEYEAAWPETLERIEKQVAAEKEQVIAAGGLAVIGTERHESRRIDNQLRGRSGRQGDPGLTRFYLSLEDDLMRLFKGEWVNWILQTMKIPDDVPIENKRVTKSIASAQGLVEAQNFETRKNILKYDDVMSAQREVVYSQRRRVLEGEDLEPRVRQMIEDVTGAYVTAATQGYSTTWELDKLWTALRTLYPISLEPDQVVDEVGGLERLDAPTLRKLVVEDALAAYDKREAELGNEVARELERRVVLSVLDRKWREHLYEMDYLREGIGLRAYSQRDPLVEYQREGYDLFNAMMEGISEESVGYLFNLSVEVEVEEGDDDDAPQIMAKGLEPDTTPKQLSYSAPSEDGSAIAVDESVEVDDDELDANEVARQNKAKEAARRKAKAARQSRKKNR
- a CDS encoding Rv3235 family protein gives rise to the protein MITATALATDPFAPHQVPLPFPPSPPLLPVPVERGDARELRHRCARFTQALAEVITGVRPPRQLGAWLSRDVYEQLHEYVTARFVAGGARHSPRVVSVHIAMVDDGAAEIAARMVHRGRSHAIAVRLQRGRDHQGRTTWRCTAAAWA
- a CDS encoding LysM peptidoglycan-binding domain-containing protein is translated as MDDLSTLGWETALRWLLAAVLAVWVLWWLLGLALALIDRRLAARLGPPLLRALLVTGAVVATATPARAGSPQGALDGLALPERPLTQAPTAHRSTPPAAEVHVVVAGESLWSIVRDHSPGADDDATVAEVARWHHANRDVIGPDPDLIHPGQRLDPPGAR
- a CDS encoding MerR family transcriptional regulator, translating into MREDDETGVYAISVAAEMVAMQVQNLRVYERRGLLEPDRTAGGTRRYSRADIRRLRRIRDLLAEGLNLAGIERVLALEAELERLRLENQRLRRAQTAR
- a CDS encoding Hsp20/alpha crystallin family protein, with the translated sequence MMIRSTDPFREFDRLTQQLFGTTNRPAVMPMDAWREGDTFVVEFDLPGVSKESIDLDIERNVLTVRAERVVGNGDWEMLATERARGMFSRQLVLGDNLDLDRIEAAYDDGVLRLSIPVAERAKPRKIEITGTTKDDQAAIGV
- a CDS encoding helix-turn-helix domain-containing protein, which produces MAPEHQFLTANDVAETLKVDVRVVWSLLKSGELRGFQVGGRKMWRIEASALEDYIARQYERTARDTEVSAPREPQSTPTAD
- a CDS encoding AAA family ATPase; this encodes MTDLVRVAVAACGASWEAAVLDEIERDPRLLLVRRCVDVADLLATAGTHRIDVALLAVEAPGLDAAVVDRLAESGVRAATVEADGTHLGIEHAARLGDLAAMGAVPVQPREPEGEPGRLVAVWGATGAPGRSTLAVSLAAAAAAGGHRVALVDADVYGGSIGQLLGVLDEVSGIMAACRDVNRGRPEAATSHLLQVTPHWNLLTGVPRSDMWHHLRPEALERVLRALCRDHELVVVDCGFGVEAGFGQQPSRDQVTRRVLDLADEVMVVGRVDPVGLARLVRALDDAEPWSRPPRLVLNGFRSALGWTEREVAQAVRELTGQTPWAFLPQDGPGHDLAVMTGRPVREVAPGSGYVSRVERLAADLVPARW
- a CDS encoding WS/DGAT/MGAT family O-acyltransferase, with the protein product MQRLSPLDAMFLHQDHPETPRQVASLAIITPGERPLDYDRLIQVINERIDLVPRYRQVPRRVPGGLGMPVWVDDEHFDLSLHVRRSALPRPGGRDALHELVGRLVARRLDHERPLWELYLIEGLQGGELALLFKSHQALVDGSHTVDLAQVLLEETQRDRTIPHEEWIPRSAPGAIELVAGSVRSQLSRPAELLWSGEYQWSRLTSKLPVLSPDSATHSPLVSALSRHRRFTTVSAPLSDFRRVRDEHGGTVNDVILAAIAGGLRGWMLTRAEPVTAKTGFRAMVPMSVTRDGPAGEGLPTSLGPRVRGLMLTLPVGESNAVVRLHQVSYALKGHREMGSAVAANKMASLPGFATSTFHAVGARVAADESHRPYHLVITNVPGPQDPVYMAGQQLKEIYPALPLTGHRTISVGVTSYDGHVYFGVVTDRESVPDADVLGQCILEALEELTETIGPRRTRAPRGRKRPT
- a CDS encoding DUF2505 domain-containing protein yields the protein MKFTERFEYPADPQQVFGLISDLAFREESCERQGARDYTVTVESQGDTTTVTIVRTMESDMPDFIKKLTGDAVTVTQVEKWGPADAAGSRTADVSVDIHGQPARMQGTSTLAAHGAATTMSVDGDVKVSIPLIGRRIEPEVAKAISASLKDEVEYGKTRL
- a CDS encoding PspA/IM30 family protein; translation: MAQKQSILGRISQLTKANINALLDKAEDPQKMLDQMVRDYTNSIAEAEKAVAQTIGNLRLAEADHAEDVAAAKEWGAKAIAASNKADQLRAGGHAGEADRFDQLAKVALGKQISAENEARAAAPMIAQQGEVVEQLKTGLVAMRGKLTELNAKRDELVARHRTAEAQAQVTGAIRSLDILDPTSELSRYEERVRRIEAQVQGQQELASTSLDAQFAELEADAGQLEIEARLAELKGLGAGSPTSEDDA
- a CDS encoding Ig-like domain repeat protein — its product is MRRLGLVGLVCLFVMAGLTATASSAQAFALICSGKTKAQVAACDTSGYADVMHQMHWRMYAGHNCTNYVAYRLKRNGVPEPKILMGNARDWHTNAKKLGYVVDNRPAVGAIAQWSKASSHVAYVEEVGPKHLILSEDSYTSKVYRRYKVSTGDSWYPERFIHFKDLGAPGAPVPTPTPTPTPAPAPAPTPVKASVAVSAPAKVSTRIAPKVTVKVSASRVAPVGKVHIRRGGVTVKTVNLTAASKGTATVAIPKMKRGKQWISAVYVGNSQIRKSTSRTIKVVVTKPPKVVSAKTTIALPKGPYATGARPAATVTVKPTDGRVVTNKISVYVDGKRIASPALTKAKRGKVSVRLPALAPGKHTIRATYWGSKTVRRSYAKAVSFTVVEPTTAGVTLDKSSVGPAEPAHVTATVTTTRKVAPTSGEVWVLADGVKVAAATLTPAARGSVRIALPALEPGTRKIAVQYRGATFQTASASPEVPLVVRDRSVTTTALSATSVKATASAKLTVTVQSGRGAALTAGTITVKAGTKTIATATVTAASKGKVVVTLPKLAVGKHAITAAFSGTDLVDPSAAAARTLTVTK